ACTAGCTACGCACTAATGTAGCTTTTTATATACAACAAATGTAGACGTATACAACTATATGCatgtttatgcatatatgttcGCGAATCACtcaaacatataataaatgtacacATTTGATCATTTATTCTTCGTGGATGATAGGGTagctaattttaaaaaaaactcgtgtgtattataataaagtTAAACGTTCAAATTGgtataattgaaaaaaagggGGAACAAACGAgaaaatagtataaaaaaaatgcgaaaaaaacaagaaaaaaatagaaacagaacgaaaaaaagaatagtaGAAATTAGCAAAAAAACGAGGTAATCCAATTGATACGGTTCGCTACGCAAATACgcatttttctaatatattttattttcaataggTGTAAAAGGGAGTGAGATAGGGTGCGTCCCACCTGTTCACTTGAACTCGAACTTCCTCTCAAATTCGGACATAAGTAATTCGAAAAGTAGTTTGgtaatttttgaaaaggCATACAAATCTTCTGTTATGTAAGGGCAATATATTCTATGATTTTCAATAGCATTAAACGGACGAATGTAGTAgcactttttttctttatttgtaTTGCCTTCATCATTGATATACTCCATTGGAGGAGTAGTTAAAGTATAGTAGTCATATaaagttttaataaaaaatttgtcaTCGTCCATATAACTAcaaatttctaaaaaaagTTTGCTCATTGAATCTTTTAAAGAAAGTTTAACTTTATACAATTTATATTCTGAACAGTTAGcctctattttattattagcaACCATATCATTTTTACTAAGCGAAGTATTACTATCTTCTTCATTCTCTTTCAAATTTTTACTACGTTTTtttggaagaaaaaaatgttttaatgtcCATTTGAGAGAACTTTCTGTATCTTTGGTTAACCTTTGATTTTCCATTTCACTTATTGTGCTATCATCCCTAGGGGCAGCTTCTTTTCCGTTATCCACTCTGTCGTCATCGTCCTTTACGGCACCCGCCTTGTTTCCACCCTCTTCTTGACCATCCTCTTTTTCTCCATCTTCTTTTTCTCCATCTTCTTTTTCTCCATCTTCTTTTTCTCCATCTTCTTTTTCTCCATCCTCTTCTTTTCCATCCTCTTCTTTGCCATCCTCCTCTTTTCCATCCTCTTCTTTTCCATCCTCTTCTTTGCCATCCTCCTCTTTTCCATCCTCTTCTTTGCCATCCTCTATAGCGCTTTCACCCCCCTTGTCAACATAACCACTTATTAAGTTGAAAATTCGCTGCATGACGTTCATCCCATGAGCATTTGCATTTTCCCGCCGCTCCTTCCGGTGGCGCttcttattttctaaatCTTCCATAATGTCTTTTGCTTTATCTGCGTCGTAATCCTTAAATAGATGTAGTTCGTTATCTGTACTAGACAAGAAGGAATAATTTGAAATGTCCACTTCTCTGTAACAATACCTACACAAAAGAATATGTGATGAGTACTTTTTGCTGTGATATGGATTATCTTTACAAGTCCAACCTAGTAAagcaattattttaaatatattaacatgttCGTAATTatagtttttcattttgtttactattttataatacatattaatatctTCCTTTTCATCGATTAGTAATGAAGTAGAATATTCGTCGTCggataaaatattaatataattggTAACATCAAATAGatcaaaatgtaaattatttaagtaaTTCATATCTATTATGTTCTTTTCGAgatgtttataattttttttaattttttctatccCTTCATCAATGacacttttattatttaaaaaaatttgaataaaatgttttttaaaaaattctacATGAGAATTAAAgattaaaaatttcttttttgatatatcaTCATCTAGATGTTTTTTAACAATAAGTATTAAATCGTTGatagtttttttaatatttattagtgGTATTTTAACTAAAGAACTTTTTATCAACTTAGtgttattttcatattcttcCAAAATTTTTTGTCTACTTAATGATTTATCATCAAGTTTAAAGACAGATAAATCcatgattttatttttccatgGACAGTTGTCTAAGTGCAATAAACACAAATCATTTATTCTTGTATACATTgaataagtatttttttcatacacatatttacatttgcACATTTCACACTTTATAACACACTCACTTTCACATATAAAACCATTTCTAGCTAAAATAAGTGAACACAAATGTGTAGGTTTTCTTAcccatattttaaatgtattgaTTCTATTTATGTAAGACACTTCATCATATAAATACCTTTTACTATCTTTTATATActcctcttcttcttcatttacaaattttttatttacgtCAATAAGTTCTTCTGTTACAAGTTTTACCTCACTTGTTGCTATATCCCTCCCAACACTTTCATTTTCCTCAACGGGATTACTCATCTTTTACAACACGtgctaaatttttttttttttttttttatattttcatttgttcGTCGAAAAAGGGGCAAGAAGTAATTGAGCAAGATAGTTGAAACGGGgaagtaaaagtaaaattaaataggaaaaaaaaaaaaaaaatataaaatataataaaataatgtcgCATAAATAGATATTACATTGTTgttcaatatataataataaaacgcAGTTACATATGGTACAAAGAAATGATATGATATATAGTAGAATTGAATTAAAAGAAAGGAACAGCGcgaaaacaaaattttctgCTACAACTAATATTCACATATATCATCCACAATACATACTAATACAcaactaaaaaatatgtattcatttctttatttatagaTTTCATTACTACTAAGTCATAACGAATAATTCACAATAAATAGGAAACAcataaaatttgaaaaaatgtaCCAAAAAGTTATGAACAGTTAAGGTAAAGGAAAATCTATCCTCTTAATTGGCTTTACTGTTTTGTGAAACTGGGGTTTTACGTAAATGTGTATTATACTTAACAAATATAGAGAGCACGTTAacgaaagaaaagaaaggaGTAGTACACGCTTGTATTCATACGGAAgtggtacatatatatgtgcgtacATGCACGTGATGCGTGGGCATGTTTAAAAATTGGctaatttttaatgtaaaaaaaacaaaaacaaaaaataatatcagGGGAAATACAAATGGCAGTAACACTAAAAATACCATTAAGAATTCCTACATAAACTCTTTAGCCATATGCAAAAACTTATTGGCTAGTACCTTCATCCCACTACTTTTATGATACCTCGAATCGaattataaacatttattcTTCAAGGCTACGTTTTGCTATTCGATTACGTTTCATTTTTAAGGAGAGTTTCTTTTATTATCTATAtgcttatttatttgtttgtttatttgtttatttgtttatatatttgtttatttgtttatatatttgtttatttgtttatttgtttatttgtttatttatttgtttatttgtttatatatttgtttatttgtttatttatatattctttttttttttgcttttacatatttaactACGTCGTTATTTTTGCTGCTGGATAGTTTgtattgcaaaaaaaaagaaaaaaaagccGCTCATGTTTTTAcctcttcaatttttttaaaaaatttaaaaaaataaaaagctaTAACATAAAGAGAAACAAGCATACACATTATACActcatgtatatttttaccatgagatattataattttttttttaaaaatgcatttatttattttttcccataTTTTTGCTCCAatcaaaaatagaaataaaaaaaaaaaataaataagactAAACTATTTTTCtcaaatgttttaatattatgcaaattttcaaaaaaatagcaCTATAATAATTGAACATTACAAGTAATCATAAATGTAGAACGATCAATATAAGGTAGATCTTGTTTACAAACTGTAtattcttttacttttattttctctatttagtcaaaaaaaaaaaaaaagttttaaaaatgtgaaacgcgggtgtattatttttatatttgtatttttttgatttttatattttaaaaattttttgtatttttattttattatttttttgtattttcctttttttttttatttttttttttccgcttttttgttttttttctaaatattatacataaaattcgTAGAAAACCCCCAAATGAACGTTCCAATTTGACGAAcaaaaaggataaataaaataaataaaagctGTAATTCATGAGAATgccatttatttatttaactgTATTTTATGCAATCATTAAAGCAAACAACAAattgttcataatatatgCTATGTGAACAGCTTAACATACTGTAATATCGCCtcaaggaaaaaataaaaagttggGGGGCTCTCCTTATCTGAATATAGCCTTTCAgcttttttgtaattttccgatatatgtatatatacatatgaatacaCGCGTtcatacatgcatacgtgtgtatatatcccaatacgtataaatatacacgtacgcgcatatgtacatgtaaacATTTAAGCGCTAGAAtctccttttatttttttaaattcgtTAAAACCTAAGCAGATTGCATTCCCACGTTCTTTTATACTCTTAAGTGTACGCGAAAGGTAAACagaaatttatatgttttgcGTATTGGTATACTGACATGTGTACATTTCAACACTTGCCTAAAAGTATACTTAACTAGTTTACACGTTCAGCTGTTGGTGCTTTTGCCATTTCGCATATAACGATTACAtagataaattaatatatatatatatatatgtacatatatatacgtatataacaCATAGGTACATACACTTGTAGTAGATAGACGTCTACTGCAAACGCAAGCGgcttctattatttttttacttgttcatattatactgaaatttgtatgtatttcgttttttgaaaaaatatgtataataccGAAAAAGATGGTTGAGAAAATTgggatgaaaaaaaaaggggtacaaaattatttttttgttctttttttttttcccctttttcaaaattaataaacaatgtgtaattttgttttcattaaaaagttaaataacataaatgtTCACATTcgtaattctttttaaaaaaattattatacgcATGATGATCAAAGCATAAAAGggttatcataaaaaaaaaattatccatacttgtaaatatatatgtaaaatgttACAAGTACATGTTTTAAGTACTATTTTTTACGATAAGATATATGCGTCATATAACtacatacatttttgtacgtatatgtgtatgagtatatatatttatatctatatgttTGTAcgcttataaaatattacacgTACATACTATTACCGTATGTTTATACTGTAcacatatgttatatatgtatacatatatgcatgtatataatacatatatataatacatatatataatacccTCATATAcgcttatatatacatatatttatataaactcATATGTTAACTCTTAACCAAAtgtgaacaaaaaaaaaaaaaaataaaataaaataaaataaaataaaacaaaaaaaataatataaataataaaaaaaaattgtgaataaaaaaaaaaaaaaaaaaaattgtgcaTTGTCAACAAAGGAAGGATACATAATGATGCTAAAAGTTTTTTAACTTagttatatgaaaaaaaattcttatatatataaatacacctATGATTAATTATGCTCACTGagatgtaaatatatacataatacatatacaattacatatataattacatacatatatatgtttgtatgtacgtGTCGAACAAATGGTTTTACTATATGacgcttttatttttaaaatgtacgTGTAATACGTTTAAGTATACATGTTCTTacttaatttaaatttacttttttttgaacattGTACaaattcatacatatataattatccctttgttttaacatttttaacgTAATTATAAGCATACATACGGacgtattttatatatatacgtacatatatatatatatatatatatatatacatatacatacatgtatttatacatgcctacatatatgtatatatatatatatatatatacgtacttatgtatatatatacatacgtacacatgTATGAGctgtttttttcctttttttaaatttaaggAAATAGAATTTATTCTacgatttatatatatttgcatatgtACAAGTGCGAACATATTTACAAAcacgtacatgtacatattttcatatatatatatatatatatgtatgtatgtgtatatgtatgcatatatgtgtatgcgtattatacatatgtatatatttatataaaattttttatgtataccTATTTATGAAGTTTGCAAAAAGGACGGAAAATGTTAACTGTAACATttccttctctttttttttttttttttttaaataaattatttaggTTATTAGAAATTAGCGTCGAGTACAAAGTTTTACAATAATGTAATATGTTAATCCAAAtgatgaatttttttttctttttccctttttcccatttatgttttttttattttttatcttatttccaatttttaaattttaagcAAAAATCGAAAGAGtataaataaaggaaaacTGATATGTTTTTTCCCttattaaaaagatttttaaaattttgtaacacatatatatatatatatatatgtgcgtacatatgtacacttgtacatgtatatatatatgtatgcatatatgtatatgtgtatgtatatatgtaaatatttatatgtacatatgtatgcatatgtatatata
The window above is part of the Plasmodium malariae genome assembly, chromosome: 10 genome. Proteins encoded here:
- the PmUG01_10025000 gene encoding zinc finger protein, putative, with the protein product MSNPVEENESVGRDIATSEVKLVTEELIDVNKKFVNEEEEEYIKDSKRYLYDEVSYINRINTFKIWVRKPTHLCSLILARNGFICESECVIKCEMCKCKYVYEKNTYSMYTRINDLCLLHLDNCPWKNKIMDLSVFKLDDKSLSRQKILEEYENNTKLIKSSLVKIPLINIKKTINDLILIVKKHLDDDISKKKFLIFNSHVEFFKKHFIQIFLNNKSVIDEGIEKIKKNYKHLEKNIIDMNYLNNLHFDLFDVTNYINILSDDEYSTSLLIDEKEDINMYYKIVNKMKNYNYEHVNIFKIIALLGWTCKDNPYHSKKYSSHILLCRYCYREVDISNYSFLSSTDNELHLFKDYDADKAKDIMEDLENKKRHRKERRENANAHGMNVMQRIFNLISGYVDKGGESAIEDGKEEDGKEEDGKEEDGKEEDGKEEDGKEEDGKEEDGEKEDGEKEDGEKEDGEKEDGEKEDGQEEGGNKAGAVKDDDDRVDNGKEAAPRDDSTISEMENQRLTKDTESSLKWTLKHFFLPKKRSKNLKENEEDSNTSLSKNDMVANNKIEANCSEYKLYKVKLSLKDSMSKLFLEICSYMDDDKFFIKTLYDYYTLTTPPMEYINDEGNTNKEKKCYYIRPFNAIENHRIYCPYITEDLYAFSKITKLLFELLMSEFERKFEFK